The proteins below come from a single Solanum stenotomum isolate F172 unplaced genomic scaffold, ASM1918654v1 scaffold21764, whole genome shotgun sequence genomic window:
- the LOC125851070 gene encoding protein PHOSPHATE-INDUCED 1-like yields the protein MSSSHFILSLFVLISFINVCFASRKLTALVEQTQLLQYHKGALLSGKISVNLIWYGKFKPSQRAIVSDFINSLSSSTPSKTNPSVAQWWKTTEKYYHLANSKNTLSLSLGKQVLIENYSLGKSLTQKQIVQLASKGEQKDAINVVLTASDVAVDGFCVNRCGTHGASKGAVIKGKTYKFAYIWVGNSETLCPGYCAWPFHQPIYGPQTPPLGAPNNDVGVDGMVINLASLLAGTATNPFGNGYYQGEADAPLEAASACPGVYAKGAYPGYPGDLLVDKTTGASYNAHGTNGRKYLVPALYDPATFTCSTLV from the coding sequence atgtctTCTTCCCATTTCATTTTATCACTTTTTGTAttgatttctttcatcaatgTGTGTTTTGCTTCAAGAAAGCTAACTGCATTAGTAGAACAAACTCAGCTGTTGCAGTACCACAAGGGTGCACTTCTTTCTGGCAAAATATCAGTCAATTTGATTTGGTATGGCAAATTCAAGCCATCCCAAAGAGCTATTGTATCCGATTTCATCAActccctttcttcttcaactccatCGAAAACCAATCCTTCAGTAGCACAATGGTGGAAAACCACTGAAAAATACTACCATCTTGCCAATTCTAAGAACACCCTTTCCCTCTCTTTGGGCAAACAAGTTCTCATCGAAAATTATTCCCTTGGAAAATCACTGACCCAAAAGCAAATCGTGCAATTAGCATCAAAGGGTGAACAGAAAGACGCTATTAACGTTGTTTTGACCGCTTCTGATGTTGCAGTTGATGGGTTCTGCGTCAATCGGTGTGGAACTCATGGGGCTTCTAAGGGTGCAGTAATTAAGGGCAAAACTTACAAATTTGCTTATATTTGGGTTGGTAACTCAGAGACTCTGTGTCCTGGTTACTGCGCCTGGCCATTCCACCAGCCCATCTACGGACCGCAGACCCCACCATTGGGTGCACCAAACAACGATGTTGGTGTTGACGGTATGGTTATTAACTTAGCTAGCTTATTAGCTGGAACTGCTACGAACCCATTTGGAAACGGTTACTATCAGGGCGAAGCAGATGCGCCATTAGAAGCTGCATCTGCTTGCCCTGGTGTCTACGCTAAGGGCGCTTACCCAGGCTATCCTGGAGATTTATTAGTAGACAAAACAACAGGGGCAAGCTACAATGCACATGGTACAAATGGAAGGAAATACTTGGTTCCTGCTTTGTATGATCCTGCTACATTCACATGCTCCACTTTGGTCTAG